cgggtaaccgtgaggaactttcactcctaggaggcacctgaaaaactgctcgagctcctccggactcgttgtgaagcaggcagcgggaagctgcatcgcgttcttcttagcccttttgcggagacgttgagtcccttccgtctgatcatcatcatcatcatcgtcgtcgtcgtcggtatcgggggcttgaagatctttcctgatgccaaaatgtttaagatcgtatcttgctttcggtccatccttggacttttctgagttgcaaagagtgccaagcagactctcggtaacgttcttcgtaatgtgcatgacatcgaggctgtggggcgtgtggaggaccttccagtactccaagtcgtggaaaacagacctcgctttccatacaccgagcagcggctctggctacggtcgcttctttcccggcgctgggcactccttccaatttttcagaagatcattgatttctgcgccgctcctcgggcgtgggggtccatcgggctcatctttaccattgaacagatcaccgcgttttctccatgggtgatccaagcgaagccaccttcgagcacctgggtagacggttttcgaggacccgggatcccttggtagttgtagatgcggggtatcgtccatgcacttcacacagccgttgaatccgtggccgaccCGGGGcggatacatatgcgtaaccaggatagtccgtgaccgtcgtgatcaacgcggctctcatatcgaaataagttctagtgtaggcgtcccacgtacggggtggcgtcttccacaacgtgtctaactcctctttcagcagcccgagatacaaatgcatgtcgacacctggttgttttggcccctgaatgagaatactcaggtgtatgtacctttgcttggtgcacaaccacgggggtaggttgtaaggccatacaaacacaggccaggtgctatgcgtgctactctggttgccgaacggattgagtccatcggtgctcatacccagcctgatgttccttgcgtcgcccccgaacctagggaaggcgatgtccaatgcttgccactgtccagcgtctgaagggtgtgtcagcatatagcccatctccggaccttcttcgggcttctgcctttccgcgtgccattgcatgagctttgcttccttagggtccacgaaataccgttgcagacggggagtgataggaaagtaccataccacttttcgaggtaccttcttgttcccaaccttgtaccgtccgtggccacacaccggacatgtggttctgtccttgtactcgcacctataaatcacacaatcattaatgcaggcgtggtatttttcgtgcggtaggtcaaggggataCACGACTTTtttggcctcctcggtactacttggcaatgtgttcccttccgggagacgatcgtgccagaattttaagttcttgctgaagctggaatcggtccacttgttctgcgtcttcatctgcaggtaatcaagcgttacatgcaagcgcgtatcctgcggacgacacccaggaaagatcggagtcatcccgtctttctccatttgcgacagcttggctctctctctagctgcaattctatcgttgctcgtctcctggaggagaagatcttgaacatgagagtcccgcaaggccaaaattagcggggtcgcgccggaatcttcttcttcatcatgatgatgttctccgccggcatcttcttcttcatgatgatcttctccgccgacttcttcttcatgatgatagtccccgtcggcatgatgatagtcttcttcatgatgatagtcatctcgctcgacatggtcttcatgcacaccatttgatggggccggccgcgcctggttgtcttgcatgaaaccgcgcctcagcaggtgctcctccagttgtccggaatcagggttgatccagcgctcgagtttgcatgatcgacacggacatcttatctggcgcctattgttccgaatcatgtcctccttcgcgtgtatcttgtatctagagattcgagcggaactcatcgagaggaccatgcttgcctgcaaatggtatacatagaacatgaaattagaaccgcaccaaatgcacacacatgcatgggccgtacctctcctcaaggtattacatggagcggaaaaattcggcatgacctctcctcaaagtaggacatatgggtagtgcaaaatttgccgaaacggaaatgaatcaacatttcggcaaacatccatgcaccacaccggcacacacacaagcgcttcacctgcaacaagcatccatacacacgacggccacacaagatctacaagcatatgcatgtctcctccaagcatatgtatgtctcatccaactactcaccttctagattcgataccgagacgagaccgcgatcgatgagttcgagaggaggagagagtatggagagccttctcctcaactccaattaagtatcaaccaaagtaagtgcaagaaatacccaagcaagtgaaaagtagagtcaaaatggtatgagagagaaggggggacgagctagatggaggaagaagaatggcttgtgtagtgtggtaggtgggaggttggctcacttttgtagatctgcgtcgctaattctgtggcgcaccgagaacaatgcgccacagaatacattATTTCTGTGGAGCACCAGGAaaactgcgccacagaatagcttatttttgtggcgcaccgtgtcCGTGCGCTATagaatatcttatttttgtggcgcaccgtggccgtgcgccacagaatatcttatttttgtggcgcactgtggtacgtgcgccatagaaatagtaaaaccaatgattgggggtgacaggttgtggggcccaccaagtttttgtggcgcactgttcgccagtgcgccacaaaattaagctatttctgtggcgcacctttcctggtgcgccacaaaataaatttCCGTGGCGCATTTttcgtggtgcgccacagaactaagctccgcctataagggttttcctactagtgctagATCCAACCAAATCCATCAATTCATTGGATGAAAAGAAGGGGAACAGACGAGATTACCTCCAGGAACGGGTTTGGAACGATCTACACGGACAGATCCAACGAAATCCACCAAGATTTGAGAGTGATTTGGGTGGGGGAGAGAGGTGGGGTGGCTGGTCGAAGGAGGAGGAATAAGAGCTGAGCAGGAAATGAGGAGGGGTCGGGCTGGGGAGACTCGGGCCAccacacataagtggatgtgtggcgcccttcgaaacggcgccacactttcaaagtgcaGCGCCCATGCGAACGGCGcaacacatcctgccacgtcggctAGTCAATGGCGGGCAGCGTCGACCGCGCCACATCGGCTTGGATGTGTGGCGCCATTCGCATGGATGCCACACCGACAAATGTGACGCCGTTTggaagggtgatacgtctccgacgtatcgataatttcttatgttccatgccacattattgatgatatctacatgttttatgcatactttatgtcatatttatgcattttccggcactaacctattaacgagatgccgaagagcgattctttgttttctgctgtttttggtttcagaaatcctagtaaggaaatattctcggaattggacgaaatcaacgcccaggggcctattttcacacgaagcttccagaagaccgaagatgatacgaagtggggccacgaggtggccagacaccagggcggcgcggcctgggccttggccgcgccgacctagcgtgtggggccctcgtgtggccccctgacctatctcctccgcctacttatagccttcgtcgcgaaacccccagtaccaagagccacgatacggaaaaccttccagagacgccgctgccgccaatcccatctcgggggattcaggagatcgcctccggcaccctgccggagaggggaatcatctcccggaggactcttcaccgccatggtcgcctccggagtgatgagtgagtagttcacccctggactatgggtccatagcagtagctagatggtcgtcttctcctaattgtgcttcattgtcggatcttgtgagctgcctaacatgatcaagatcatctatctgtaatgctatatgttgtgtttgttgggatccgatggatagagaatactatgctatgttgattatcaatctattacctatgtgttgtttatgaccttgcatgctctccgttattagtagaggctctggccaagtttttactcttaactccaagagggagtatttatgctcgatagtgggttcatgcctccattaaatctgggacagtgacaaaaagttctaaggttgtggatgtgctgttgccactagggataaaacattaatgctatgtccgaggatgtagttattgattacattacgcaccatacttaatgcaattgtctgttgtttgcaacttaatactggaaggggttcggatgataacctgaaggtggactttttaggcatagatgcatgctggatagcggtctatgtactttgtcgtaatgcccaattaaatctcacaatactcatcatatcatgtatgtgcatggtcatgccctctctatttgtcaattgcccaactgtaatttgttcacccaacatgctatttatcttatgggagagacacctctagtgaactgtggatcccggtccattcttttaatcgaatacaatctactgcaatacttgttctactgttttctgcaaacaatcatcatccacactatacatctaatcctttgttacagcaagccggtgagattgacaatctcactgtttcgttggggcaaagtactttggttgtgttgtgcaggttccacgttggcgccggaatccctggtgttgcgccgcactatatctcgccgccatcaaccttcaacgtgcttcttggctcctactgattcgataaaccttggtttcttactgaggaaaaacttaccgttgtacgcatcacacattcctcttggggttcccaacggacgcgtgctgtacgcgtatgaaagggcgccacacaaaaggattAGTCCAGTGAAATACTTTGGCCTGAGGATCATTTCGTTCTTTCCTTCGTCAAAAAGGTTatttttgtcaaaatcgcccAAGGATGGAGAGAGGCCACTCCAGAAAGGTCGCTCTCCAATGTACCTCAAACCTGTGTGCCAGGAAATAGAATTCTACGAAAAATACATCTGGAGCCCTTTATTAAAAAATTAAATAAATATTTTGAACTaataaaaaattctgaaataaacaaGTAGATTAGAGCTAACCATGTTCTCGTAGTATAGTTCCAGACACCTACATCGATAGTTTTGCCCTCTTCGTGTAGAGTGCAATGCAACGTACCTCGGATCAAGAGTTCGCACAGTAAAACTATTatccatgcatgatttttttcggacAATGTTATTTTAAAATACATCTTAAAATTTTCAAAATGAAATGTAGTTTTAGGAGCCAAATTGAGGCGTCTCGGTGTAGTGCGTTACTGTTGGTACCCTCTACCAATAgtaaactagttgaatgcccgtgcgttgctacgggttctcTTATTATTTTTCTTTACGCGATAAATCACAAAATGTATAAGGTTGCATCATTCACCCTTCTTTCATGACAACCTCTTGGCTTTAGATTTTTCACCAATGTGCTTCCTAGTCACCAGCCTACCAACATCTCACTCTCGACAACAGTAATAGTGGTGGTTTTCAATCCGAGTTATAAATATCCAACAATTTTATATAATATTTTCACAAGATTCAAAATCCCCGGATGAGACTATTATTATCATCTCAATTTGTTCACTCATCTTATTTATGAAAGGCAACCATTTATTAAACAAATAAAAGAACTTGCTATTAGAGAGGACTTATGGAAATACATAATCATAACATGAATGAGAGGATTCATTCAGTAAGTAGTTCACATGAGTTTGTTCCTTGCCCAAACTTTACGGCTTCTTAATTCCTCAATTATAGTTATATATTTTTTCAATTATGAACTCGCACAACTCATGATTGAAAATAATAGCATTGTTCATACTAAAAATTTATAGCTAGGGGCTCACAATGTGGACATTAAAACGCATGGCTTGTTAGAAAACATTGTTTTGTGTCTTATACAAACAAGTAGGGACATGCAAGTTAGTGGAATCTAGAGGCGACACTTGAAACCCCAGACCAAGAATTCCCGCGTGAGAGAAAAAGTAAACTTGGAATACTCATTTCTCAGCACTTTTGTTCCATCAGATTCAGAATACATCTCAATTgcctatatatttgtcaaaagctCATTCTAATGTGAATAAATCTTATTTTTCTAGGGTTAACTAAATATATGCTAATTCAGTAACGGAACAAAACATACATCTTGTAGACGAAGAAAAAAGGATTCAGTTAATCCAAATAAACATTGCACTGTGAGGTACTGTTCATCCACGATAAGTATTAACTACACATGGCTGAACAAAACATGTAACCAACGTAAAAATTTGTATCTTGGAAAATGGATGGTGGGAATTATTGTGGTTGTATGAACAATGTGTATGATGCAATCCAGCTCATGCTCTTCCTGTCGACGTCGCACTATTTTAGCTTTCATCATGGGAATCAGAATGTCGTCCTAATTTTCTTCTCTATATAGAAAATCTGCCATCTAGCTTGTTTTATCTATGAGGAACTGGAACATTTTTAATCATGGCACCATTAATCTGGTCTACTTTTCATAGCCCTAATTACTGAAGACATGGAGGAGTTTTCTCGGGTAATGCATGATTAACACATCCATTTGCAAAACTGCACAATAAAAATCAAGATTTCCAATTGTACCTTGGAATTATTGTAATGCTTCTCACATTAGACTGTATAGACCAGTATCTTCCTCGTCGTAAATTCTGGCACTCAAGGGAGGAGGCGCACGGTAGGCCCGCGAGCGCTCGGCCCAAACAGAAGAAGAGTGATGGACGTTGTCTCGCTGGATATGCGGTACATGTAATCATCTGCATATGTATAACATCGGTTAATCGATGACCTCACAGAAGTCATTTTACAAGATGATAATTCAATAAGAAAACCTATAAGCATGTGCCATGTAAATGAAAAATACATGGAAGGTGGTATAACGAACAAACCAAATGCTCATGTTCCAAACAGATCCTGAAAAAAATATATACATCATTGGCAAGTGCACTTCTACTACTCTAGGATATACCGGTCTCTTTCAATCTGATGTTCTCATGATCTACCTTTTTAATAGTTTATTGCTAAGCTCAAGCAAGATTTTTGGGGGGAACTACAAACGCTCTGAATAGCTCAGAGGTGTACAAATGCACATCAAAGAGTGATTTTCTCATCTTAAAAGTGTTACTACATAATAATAACTTTAAAAACAGATAAATAGATGTAGTGTAAATTGTATTGCCTGCTTGAAGTGCCAAGTAGGAAAAGTAGATGATACTGGAAATAAATCTCTATATTAATTCTCCATGAACATCATATTCACAAACTTTACACCAGTAAATTGTATCTGCATCCACCTAATGATGTACTGTATATAAACATGCTAACTTATAGCTATACAGCTGAAAGAACACTTTACCTTAACGTCTAAGCCATATCTCAAACATAGGTAGAAGGAGTGACAATATCACTCAATTTACCTCAGGAGacatggcaaatagaaggagtgaCAATTTTATTCAACTTACTTCGCCAGCCACCTAATGTTGTACTGCATATAAACATGCTAACTTGCAGCTGCACAGTAAATGAAAGAGTGATGCACCTTAACATATAAACCATATCTCAATGGTAGGTAGACGGAGTGACAAAATCAGTCAATTTTCCTCAGCAGATTTGGCAGATAGAAGGAGCGACATTTTAATCAACTTACTCAGTAGACACGGTAACCGCATCAAACCAGTGATCACATTTTAAGGCCTGTAGAAGTGTTTGTTGACATGTATCAAAATCGGAGAGAAGGTCAGTTTAACACCGGCCTTCCTTAAAGGTTGAAATACATGTTTAACTTTAGGATCACAGAGCTTCCATAAGCATAAGTTCTTACTGGGTCTATCAGGGAAAGAAATTTTAATTGACTTGGTATAGTTCCTCAAAGTACTTTAAGCCTGAATCATATTTTAGTTTTCATGGTTGTACATACTTAATAAGAAATGTACCTGTAGAGTACATTCGGAGCATCATGAATTTTGTGTAATGTATATTGATATCTTAGACATGTAAAAGGTGTTGCTTCCCATGTAGGCCAAAATGGCTGCTCTGTAAATATTGTAACTACCTATTTTCTTCAATCCATGAAGCAGCAGGAGGCTTCTGCAGTGAATATTTGAAAAAGAGATGCACCTACTGTTCCTGTTTTTAAATCACCCACATACATGGAGTACTATTTTACATGACATGCGTACATATGTTCCTCAACACGCCAGTATCTTGACTTACACATGATGCAAAATCTCTGCAGTTTTTAAGTTTACCAGAAATTAAAGATAATAGTATCACTCCCTCCTCACGGTTAGTGCTGACTGTTGAGTGGTATCCAATTCATATCAATCTAAAATCTTGCAATTGAAAGAAACTCAAAATTTTGACCCCTAAATGAACTCACTCATTTGGCGTAATCGACATCTATACCACAACCTTCATACAATCACTCAGGCTTAGTCCTGATCCTCCTTTATCCATGGCATCTAGCTTTCCGTGTTTTTCGAAACTAAACACACATGTTTGACTATACCAATATGTTCTCATAAATGTAAACAAATATCATATGAGAATAATCTCAAAAGAGAACCTCACCTTTTCTTCACTGTTGTTATTTCCAATTGAAGCATATTCCAGTGATAAAGACCGTGACTTTGGTGTCTAGTGAGATGTTTCACCAGAAAATTGGCCTGGAAGGTTTGAACCTTTAGATCCCACTGAAACAGTTCGCAAGATAAGCTATCTCTTGGGCAACAACCTAAAGCACAGAAGAAATATTAATGTAATCTCTACATATTAATAGTGTTGAAGTATATATACGATTATTGACTTGCTAGGATATATAGCTATAGGTGAATTCACATAAATGGGTCCCTTGTTAAGACGTGCAACATTTGTCGACAGATTTCTGATTGTTGGAAAAAGACCTTTACCACTGAACTTGGTAGGATATGCCAATAATACCTCACCCATGTTAGGAACAAGAGAAGAACCCTTCATTAAACTTTATCCAACCTTCAATTGGTGGTAGCAATCCATAAATTCAACTATTTATCTCTATTTAACACGGGCAAATGCAGTTGTGCATTAAGTTTTTCATGAAAAAAGTAGGAACTAAGGAGGAGTCGTGCATTAAGTTTTTCAAGAAAAATACATGTCCGAGTTGCAGACAAAAACGAAGCATTGGATGGAATAAATCATGTTGTTCTGTACTGACCTTGTGAAGTAGAATGTGCAACTGGCAGGCCATGCGTAGTTTAACTCCAGTGAGGAAAGACATATTTGTAGATGCAAAAATTGCATACTGATGGAAATAGATAATAATATGAATCAAATTGCTAGTAAGAACATTATTTTTTACCTTCAGGCATAATTGCAGAAGTAATAATAGCTCACTACCAGATATATGGTTTAAGAGAACAATCGTATAATTTTAGCATATAGTGCCCTTATAGTAGTAAAATCAGTTCAGTCCCAATTATGTTGAAGCTTATATATACTGAAATTGAAGTCAAAATAACCTTCAGAATAGAAAACTTCTTAATTCTTATCTTTTGTTGGCGGACTTCGATCAGGAATTCAGGATGCACAATCATGTATGTAGCTGCATACGGCACTGTACCCGCCTTAATTCACTTTTGCCTTGTAAAGGTTGTGTTAGTCCATGACTACTTGCACGTCCATACAACGTCAAAATTCAGAGCACATGTCGCACCACCAAATCCAGCCCTGTTGCAAGCAAGGCCAAATCAACGCCCAAAAATGAAGAACAAACACAGTTACAGAAGAAGAAACAACTCACAGTCGACGGGAGGGTGGAGGCTAAGGCCAAGGTCGAACTCCTGTAGGGCAGCTAGTGCTCACGGAGTTGGAGTCGAGGGCCGAGCGCGTCACAATCTTCGACATGGGGGCGTCGGGTCTGTCCTTCCAGCGCAGCCCCGCCCTATCCACCGGAGGGCGCCACGCGAGCCTTCTGCCCAGAACCAAGAGGGAAGAGAGGCCGAGCTCTCCGGTCGGTTCTCGTCTGTCGGCCCACGAGTCTTCGTGCAGCACCGTCGTCCTTCCACGCGCACAGGCTCAGCACATGTTGCACCTCACCCCACCGAGGTTCCCTATGCCCCGTCGCTGCGGTGCAGAAACGGCAGGAGCGAGAGGAGAATTAAGGAGGGATCCGCTGTCATTACTGTGAGCGCAGAGTGCAAGGAATGTAACTTTAACCTAATTGATTATGTTTCCGCTATCATTGCAAGGAATTTTTTCTAATTAATTAATTGTTATCGTGATTGAAGATACCATAATTGTTTCGTGAGGTTTAACTTGTTGTCAAATAGATCGGACGAACCGGAGCCTGTAAATTGAATTGAATGGTCTGGATGCTTCcaatctccttcaccaaacgcgtTGTACGACGTACGACCAACTTCAATGTAATAGTAAAGATACAAGGACCTTGTGCAAATACACGACCTAGCCTATAGTTTTTTTTGAATTCACTCTCGCTAAAGTTTTCCCCGTGAAAATGAATTCTCTTAGAGTACTTTTTCTCCATGAAAGATTTGTGTAAATATTCGCTATAGATGTTAAACGTGGTCCAAATCATCGTACCTACAGTCGGTACGGTGGGCATGGAATCTACATCATGAGGGGGATTCGATCGGTTTAAACAAACACGATCGTGTTAAGGCCGATGATCAGGACGCCAACGTTTTGGCCAACATTCGGGACAGGTGCCCCACATGGTTAGGCGAGCTAATAATAGGCAGTTCGTACTTTTTATTTGAGGGGCCAACAGTTCGCACTTTATCATACTGCATACTATGTGATCTTTTGAGGAGAAAAAAAGAATTTATAATTCTCTTTCTTTTGGAAAAAGAAAAACAAGTAGGTGCTCCATTCATTTATCAATTTTATAGAGTGGTCCGTAAAGTTTCACACCCAAGAAACGTAGGCGAGAGGCACTACCAGTTTTGTATACGCAACTTTGTGCTGTTCGACGGAGAGGCTGCCAGGTTTCATCGCGTCGATTTGTTTAGGCGAGGTTATTGTACGAGCAGGCTTCATCCCGGGAGACAAGCTTTGTGGAGATCTGCGCCCGGCTTTGTTTATGTGCGCGGCTTAGCAGTGAAGCAGTGTGCGTGATCATTGGCGCCTGCCACTAGCTAGGCTAGCTCGGTGTTTTAATTTTTTTCAATAATGGTTGAAGCTGCAACGCACACTTGTTGCACAGCCAGTGGTCCGTGAAAACCTACAAATTACTTGTAGTACTTTTTTTTTGAGATGACAAATTACTTGTACTGAATGACATGTACAGCGCCTTCCTCGCACAAAAAATATTGTTGGAACCATTCGCTCCGGAGGCTCGGCCACGCAGATGTTCTGTGCGGATTGGGGGCAGCACGAATAAAGCGTTTGACACCGAGAGGCCGGTGAAAAACAACAAATAACCATGTACACTGACAGGCAATTTGGGTCTTTCGGCGAAGAATAGTTGCTGTACGAAAATTACAGGGCGCCCCAGAAAAACAATATTGGCACCATTCGCTGTCAAGCTCGGCCGCACAGATGTTGGCCGAGCAGTGGGGACGCGCGTACGCAAAAAGTTGCAGAAGTGGGCCCCGCTGAGTCACAGTCACGGTCTCCGCCTCGTATCGATGGGCGGTTGCACGTCCACGCCATCCAGCCATGACGTGACGCGACACCTCTTGGTTTTTTTGGTTACTTCCCGTATGTTTCAGTGGTGACTCGGCGCTGAGTAAGTGAGGCGTGTAGAGGAAATAATTGAGGGATGGGATTGAGTCGTTCAACGGATCCGACGTGGGAGGCTTTGGAGTTTCGTGACTGAATGATTTGCTCCGTTTTGGACTTTAGTTTACTCACCTCTACACTCCGATGGAGATATCGTTGGTTTTTGTGAGATCCGGTGAAAATCTCGTTGCGCTTGTAATTCTTCAGAGCTCTTACTCGAATCTAACTGGAAAACAGTCGAGGTGCAGTACACGAGGGTCCAGGTTCGGGATTCTTCAGAGACTATCTAGTACTAGTATGTACACACTGAGGAGCAGTTGGTTCACGCGAAGAACATGAAGACAAATAGTTGAACTAAACTGAGCTGCGAGGTCGATGGGATGGATCTTGCATTTCTCTGACTGCGCCATCAGATCGGGATCTGCCAGCCCACCACGAAATACTCGGTAGTACAGAAAAGACGAACGAAGATGATTAAAtccctgtcaaaatttcggcaaaTATACTTTGAACTTTGTACGATTGCCTCGAAATAATTACACACCCATGGTGCTCTTGCACACAGGCTCTCTCCTCATCATACCCAACTCCCACCCCAAAGGGATGTAATCAAAAGCAGGGGATTCCGCTCATACGGCCGAACTGAAATTTGACCCCGCTGTGATCCTGTTGAGTTCACAGCCGGACCAAAATCATGGCCGTCCAAGAACCCCCCGCGCATCTCCTCCAATCTCTCGTCTCCAACCCCAAAGGCAATTAAGGCACTTGATTGCTACAGCTACTAGGCTACTACAGGAACGATCCGGCGCGGCGGCTGAATCAGCTAGCTCGCGACGGACACGTTGGCCTTCGTCGACACGGCGGCGGCGGAAACCGGCGCCGGGGCCGGGGCCTCTCGCCCGCTCCGCTGCGCCTGGGCCtgggcttgctgctgctgcttccgGCGTGCGCTTGCCTGCTGCCGGGCGAGCGCGGCGTCGTGGTTGATCTGCTCGTCGCGGCAGTCGTCGCTGCAGAATGGTGTGTCGCCCATGTACATGAAGATGTCGCTGTTCCGGGCCAGCGGCTTGGCGCAGAGCGCGCAGGCGCGGAGGTCGAGCGGCGGCGCGTGGCGCTGGCCGGGCTCCACGCCGACCGTGTCCGCCTCGAAGAAGAAGGAGCAGGCCATCGGGGCAGAGCTCGAGCGgatggagggagagggagagtgcGGGTGGTTTGGTTGAGCGTAGGTTGTGGGAGGCGGCCGGAGGTCCGGTGATATAGATGAGCAGGCGAGGTAGGCGACAAGCGGGTTCGAGGCGCTGACGTGGTGCTTGGGCGGAAAGCGGAGGGAAAACTGTGGGTGGTTCTGGAACCCACCCACAGGGTAGGCGGCCCACCGGTCAGAATGGTTTTAGTCATCATTACTTTATTGTTCTGTGGCCGTGGCCCGCGGTGCAGCTGGCGGTGGTGGTCGGAGCCATGCTGCTGAAAACGACGAGATGGGGCTGGATGGTACCGTGCACGGTGCACTCATCTTGACGTGGCCAACAGCTGGGCGGATTCTGCTCTCACGTCTGGGAATACAGCTTTTGGGCACTTTCTTTCACGAACAAAGCAAAGCGTGCTATGGTGTTTGCACGGTGAGTGACGCATCGGACTTGAGTCGAATCGAGCTACACGCGAGCGCATGAGCGTGGTAGTGGGCACAGTGCTGCTCCTTTTTACTCTACTTCCATCGATCTCGTCGCAGAAAAGGCACTGTGCTTTTGCGCGAACGTTCGCCCGGTGATTCCGAGTGGCAGGCCTCATGTCAATTGTCAAACGTCTCTTCGTTGCCCCGCAGCAGCCCACACCTGGTGGATGATAGCGAGTTTCCTCGGTGGCCCAGCAAAGGCCCAATTCTC
This region of Lolium perenne isolate Kyuss_39 chromosome 2, Kyuss_2.0, whole genome shotgun sequence genomic DNA includes:
- the LOC127336532 gene encoding uncharacterized protein, which encodes MACSFFFEADTVGVEPGQRHAPPLDLRACALCAKPLARNSDIFMYMGDTPFCSDDCRDEQINHDAALARQQASARRKQQQQAQAQAQRSGREAPAPAPVSAAAVSTKANVSVAS